From one Lolium rigidum isolate FL_2022 chromosome 4, APGP_CSIRO_Lrig_0.1, whole genome shotgun sequence genomic stretch:
- the LOC124708877 gene encoding 1-aminocyclopropane-1-carboxylate oxidase-like produces the protein MVVPVIDFSKRDGAERAETMAQIADGCENWGFFQLVNHGIPLELLDRVKKVCSESYRLREAAFQQSEPVRTLEALVEAERRGEAVAPVDDMDWEDIFYLHDDNTWPSDPPAFKEIMREYRAELKKLAERVMEAMDENLGFDKGRMKAAFTCDGIHAPTFGTKVSHYPPCPRPDLVTGLRAHTDAGGVILLFQDDKVGGLEVLKDGEWLDVQPLADAIVVNTGDQVEVLSNGRYRSAWHRVLPMRNGNRRSIASFYNPAFEAAISPAVAEGGAAASYPEFVFGDYMDVYSKHKFEAKEPRFEAVKAPKTPQA, from the coding sequence ATGGTAGTGCCAGTGATCGACTTCTCCAAGCGGGACGGCGCCGAGAGGGCCGAGACCATGGCGCAGATCGCCGATGGCTGCGAGAACTGGGGCTTCTTCCAGCTGGTGAACCACGGCATCCCACTGGAGCTCCTCGATCGCGTCAAGAAGGTGTGCTCCGAGAGCTACCGTCTCCGGGAGGCCGCGTTCCAGCAGTCGGAGCCGGTACGGACGCTGGAGGCGCTGGTGGAAGCGGAGCGGCGCGGCGAGGCCGTGGCGCCCGTGGACGACATGGACTGGGAGGACATCTTCTACCTCCACGACGACAACACGTGGCCGTCCGACCCGCCAGCGTTCAAGGAAATCATGCGCGAGTACCGCGCCGAGCTCAAGAAGCTGGCGGAGCGGGTCATGGAAGCCATGGACGAGAACCTCGGTTTCGACAAGGGCCGCATGAAGGCGGCCTTCACTTGCGACGGCATCCACGCGCCGACCTTCGGCACCAAGGTGAGCCACTACCCGCCGTGCCCGCGCCCGGACCTCGTCACGGGCCTCCGCGCGCACACCGACGCCGGCGGTGTCATCCTGCTCTTCCAGGACGACAAGGTTGGTGGCCTGGAGGTGCTCAAGGACGGCGAGTGGCTGGACGTGCAGCCGCTCGCCGACGCCATCGTGGTCAACACCGGCGACCAGGTGGAAGTGCTCAGCAACGGGCGGTACCGCAGCGCGTGGCACCGCGTCCTGCCCATGCGCAACGGCAACCGCCGCTCCATCGCGTCCTTCTACAACCCGGCGTTCGAggcggccatctcgccggccgtggccgagggcggcgccgccgcgtcgtacccGGAGTTCGTGTTCGGGGACTACATGGACGTGTACAGCAAGCACAAGTTCGAGGCCAAGGAACCGAGGTTCGAGGCCGTCAAGGCCCCAAAGACACCTCAAGCTTAA